The DNA region acattctcccaatcctcttctggatcatccaaatgcactctagcaaacttcagacgggcctggcttaagcagggggacacgtctcgcactgcaggatttgagtccctggcggcgtagtgtgttactgatcgtaggctttgttactttggtcccagctctctgcaggtcattcactaggtccccccgtgtggttctgggatttttgctcaccgttcttgtgatcattttgaccccacggggtgagatcttgcgtggagccccagatcgagggagattatcagtggtcttgtatgtcttccatttcctaataattgctcccacagttgatttcttcaaaccaagctgcttacctattgcagattcagtcttcccagcctggtgcaggtctacaattttgtttctggtgtcctttgacagctctttggtcttggccatagtggagtttggagtgtgactgtttgaggttgtggacaggtgtcttttatactgataacaagttcaaacaggtgccattaatacaggtaacgagtggaggacagaggagcctcttaaagaagaagttacaggtctgtgagagccagaaatcttgcttgtttgtaggtgaccaaatacttattttccaccataatttgctaataaattcattaaaaatcctacaatgtgattttctggatttttttcctcaatttgtctgtcatagttgacgtgtacctttgatgaaaattacaggcctctctcatctttttaagtgggagaacttgcacaattggtggctgactaaatactttttacccccactgtatcttgttgaaaagaggaaagggagagctatAAAAACCTATTTTCTGACTTCCTAGGTCAAGCCATGAGGGGGTATACAGTAATGTATAGAGTATACCGCCAGAATACATTAAATGCCAAGATGAAAATGTCATATGCTTTCTTAAAGACAAAAATTCTGAATTTTGTTAGGAATATTGTTCATCAAAGAAAGACTTGGCTATTGCTAAGATTCTGTTTGCTCAATTGCATCACTTCCTCTTACCAAAATAATATCCCCACACTGTGTGACATCAGACCCTGTGATGGGGCTGGTTGTCACAACTGGACAGAGTTTGTTTGATAGCTCATAACTCCATGTTGGAATAATATATGAGGATAAAAAGGGTCCCCATTTCAACCCAGGACATTGGTTTCCTCATAATATAATAAGAGTCTTACCAGATATACTGGTGATGAGAAATACACACCAGAGTAAAAGTGACAACCAACCCCGATCTCCCCTACTAATGTGCTGGGTGGACACTGCACCCCAAACACACAGGGTGTATTCAGGTGGTGAAAATGTAATGGAAATGTAAAGGAATCTGTTACTTTATTGTAACTATTCCCAATTAATTTTATATCCATTTTATTGAAGCCAGCTCAGCTGCTAAGCGGTTTACTTCAGAGTGTAATTCAAGTTTGAGGCAGCTATATTGCTGTCAGCAATATGAGTGGATAAGATTATTGAAATACTGGTATGGTGTTATGTAAGTCATAAGAATCCTACTGGACCGTTTTAGCCAACTGAAATGTGAGACAAATAAAAGCGCCTCCAGAATTCAATAGATATTACTGTAGATAAATAACACATTAGATTTAACTATTTTACAAGCTGTTATTGAATGCCTAAATGTTTCCGTTCTCGCTTTTAAATATTAATTTAATATGAAAACTATTTTAGAGTAGTGGGTAAACATGGACTCACTCCATTACAGTATATAAGGTTCAGTAGAAGTAACATTGGGATGAATCAAACTTTTGATATTGTCATAATTATTAGTAATGACATCTCTCATTTATATAAATTCTGTGAAATTCAATTCAGAGACAAACATGACATTAAAAAGTCATGTAATGGGAGTGTGGTGCTCCTGGAAGTGGGAGGCGCTagtgagacagacacatagaGGTCTCTCATCCAATTCATTTCCTTTCCCAGAGTGGTCCATAATTAACTTCTGCTTGGTTGGCACTTCCAACCAGATATAAGGAGGCTGAAGCCCCAGCATCCATAAGTCAGATACCTTCTTCCTCTGTGGTAAGACCTCTCCACCTCCTTAGATTTTTACATTTGTCTCATCTTTGCACTCAGCATCTGAGGCAGTAGCTATCTGCACTGTTTGAATTGACTTCTGCATGTCTCTTGTAAGATTTGACAATATGCAATCAAGTGGCATTggtttaaaaacatgtttttaatgtGTTTTTCATTAAATGTGTATTACTTCAAATCTTGAATTTCCTTTTATGGCCAAAAGTGGTGCTCCTGCACTTGTTTGTAAATTGAGGGTGTGGTCTAGAATGTAACTGTGTTTTCAGGGGTATGTATTTCAATTCTTGACAGAATGTGTAGTAAAGTGAGATGCCACTAGGAAAATATAAGTTATCAGTTGCACCTGTAGTTGAATTTGACATGGCTGTAATTATTATTTAGTTAAATGTTTCTTAGCCGTTCGGGGGCTAAATGATAAGGCTTTAGTCTTGTGCGTTTTCACAACATTCCATTTGctttgttccagccattattatgagccgtcctcccctcagcagcctcaacTGCTTTAGACTTGTGCGTTTTCACAACACCTTATGTTTCACAGGGTCCTCCAAGAAGTACACATTCATCTGTAGAAGGGGAAAAAGAAGGTGAGACATGGTTTGAGTCTTCACATAAAAAGCGATGAGAATTTTCTGAGAGATACCGCTCACCTAACTCTGTTGACTGGGGAGGAAGCACCACAGAGTCAATCATGTTTCTTGTTTCATCTGTTTGCTAGTGATCCGTCACCATGAGTACGGACGCTGAGATGCAAATCTACGGCAAGGCTGCCATATACCTCCGTAAGCCTGAGAGGGAGAGGATTGAGGCACAAACCGCACCCTTTGATTCAAAGAACTCCTGCTATGTGACAGACAAGGCAGAGCTGTACCTTAAGGGTCTGGTCACTGCCAGGGCCGATGGGAAGTGTACTGTAACAATCACCAAACCTGACGGCACTAAGGAGGTAAGCCTGATCTGAAAAGTATTCAAGTTCAAGTTCTTGTAATTACTCTATTTCATGACAAATCATCAAAATGATCAAAAACATTTCAATAGACAGTATTAAAATCAGTAACAACAGTTCGATTAAACATTGATTTGTTTTTGTAAGCAGAATAAAACCTTCAAACACATTTTAATGTTGCTATTTAAAAAAGGCATGGCATTTTTTTTATATTGGCTAGTCAAGTATGTCAGTGGGCGATAACAAAGAAGTGGATTAAATGGGGGATTGAACTGTAATGATAATGAGCAAAAAGCATTCAGTCATGTCCACTTTGATCTGTATGTAATCTAGATTTCTGACTGTTTCAGGAAGGAAAAGAGTTCAAAGATGCAGACATCTTCGAGATGAACCCCCCTAAGTATGACAAGATTGAGGACATGGCCATGATGACCTACCTGAATGAAGCCTCTGTGTTGTATAACCTCAAAGAGCGTTATGCAGCATGGATGATCTATGTAAGAAACCTGCACATACAAACATACAACCACATACATAATAAATACACAAATACAGTACTACCATACAGTGGTCCCaaaatattcacacccttgaAAAAGATTAGAAAAAATGACTctataaataaataattcaaatactgagctatattgtgtgCTTAAAAATGGGGAAATTATAGTATTTTATATTAATACAATTGCTCCGAGAACGAGATTTGTATTTTTCTCAAAAAAGGTagaggtcaaaattattgacacccctgttttcaatacctttcaatacatttacatttacatttacgtcatttagcagacgctcttatccagagcgacttacagttagtgagtgcatacattattattattttttgtaattgttttcatactggccccccgtgggaatcgaacccacaaccctggcgttgcaaacgccatgctctaccaactgagctacatccctgcaagGATAaaggcactgagcctttttcaaaaaatattttatgagttggagaacacattgggaggaatcttagaccattccttcaTACAGAATcattccagatccttgatatccttcgtctgtacATAtaaactgccctcttcaattcaaaccacaggttttcggtgaggttcaagtccggagacttaGATCGCCTTTGCAAAAGtttgattttgtggccaattaaccatttcaTTGTGGATTCTGATGTGAAGGTGGGGTTATTGtattgctggaagatccacttgcggccaagtttcagcctcctggcagaggcaaccaggtttttggctaaaatattcTGGTACTGGGTTAAGTTCATGATGCCTTAGactttaacaagggccccaggaccaacgGAAGCAAAACAGTGCCATAACATCAACGattcaccaccatattttacagtagggatggggttattttctgcttatgCATTCTAATTTCAGCGCCAAACCCATCACTGGTTGGCTTacccaaagagctctattttcatgtcatcccaAATAAAAAtggtttgctaaacggcattggaaCTTGGATTTGAACCAGTGCTTTGGTCAGataacatgaaaatagagctcaaTAATGTTGATCCCTAtctttttgagagaaaaaaatattacCTGTTAAAATATTAATTAATTTCAAGcagttgtattagtataaaataatataattttccaGTTTTagtgagcatacaatatagctcagtaaaGTGACTCCACTGTAAATGAACGGTAGAAACCAAAACATATCCATACAGTAGACCCACATCAGTATACCAAAGTACACCCACATCCTCACATAAATCCAGGTAAAAGTTCATCTGACTTCGTTAATCCCCTAATTTAATGATGCTTTCATCCAGACCTACTCTGGGCTCTTCTGTGCCACGGTGGAACCCCTACAAGTGGCTCCCGTGTACGACGGCAGAGGTTGTCAACGCCtacagagggaagaagaggatGGAGGCTCCACCCCATATCTTCTCCGTCTCTGACAACGCCTTTCAGTTCATGATGATTGGTACGAGCtctcatggatggatggatggatggaagttAAAATGTTATGTAGAGAGATATCTACTGTTTTCTAGTCTAGCTTAGAACAGTTTGCTGGGAATATCTGATTTCACTAGCCTTGAATGGGAAATGTTCCAAATTGAAATGAATGATGATGCTATGAATGCAATAATGTAcccataatgttgcttgagtaTAATAAGGAATATGTTTTTTGGTTACAGATAAGGAGAACCAGTCTGTCCTGATTACGTAAGTGGTTTACTAAAATTTCATTCTGATGAACTATTTCTATTGTAATACGTTGGGTCACTTGGGTGTGATGAAAATACATGACATTATGAATGGATTATGACACTAGGCTATGCGTAATAATGAGTCGATGAGAAGGAGTATTTATTGAAGATTTACTTATGTTAGGAAACAGGTCAACAGTGTATTTTTCTATGCTATTTCTTAGTGAAAGCCAATCTGACACTCAAACATGTAACTaaactccctctttctctgtcataTAAACCAGTGGAGAATCCGGTGCAGGAAAGACTGTCAACACCAAGCGTGTCATCCAGTACTTTGCTACCATTGCAGTGTCTGGTGGCAAGAAGGAAGCAGACCCCAACAAAATGCAGGTAGGTTGTGCTCATGTTTTCCTTTTTAACACATTTCAGTTTGGTTGGCTGTGCAAACTTTTTTTTCAGTGGTGAATCCTGTTTCAAGAAAAGGGTTCaagcaattgagaaaaacaaacGTTAAAATTCTACCCGTTTTTGAGCAACTTGTGTTTGTCTCAATCAGGGGTCTCTTGAGGATCAGATCATTGCAGCTAACCCTCTGCTGGAGTCTTACGGTAATGCCAAAACAGTGAGGAACGACAACTCGTCTCGCTTTGTAAGTATGAAGGGCATACTGTGGAAGTTACCTTATATTGGAAAAATGTAATTCAGTAGTTCCCTACTGTTATGCAGATGTATGATATTATTTTGATCACTCTGTTAGGATTTTGATTTATTTGTTGACCTATTTCTAACCCCCATGCACTTCTATAGGGTAAATTCATCAGGATTCACTTCCAAGGTGGTAAACTGGCTAAAGCTGACATTGAGACCTGTGAGTTGGTTTTGATTGTTTCTCAATGCTTTCCTAAATTCACACAGATTATTTTAAGAGATTATCAAAATTAAATGTatctcatgttctctctctcgctctctctccctttgctctctttctccctcagacCTGCTAGAGAAGTCCAGAGTGTCCTTCCAGCTGCCCGATGAGAGAGGCTACCACATCTTCTTCCAGATGATGACAGGCCACAAACCTGAGCTAGTTGGTATGAAAAGAAGAGGTTTATGGGAAATTCTTCCCACCCCCATCTGtggaatttataaaaaatattcatAGTCCACATCAATGgcagtcggtgccgtttaagatgagggaggacaatcattgtttttatgagcatggccttatttctattacagcatattggatgactgtcattcatattccattcacccagctcaatgtaacatcgataggtttaggctactacatgaaactctaattttccctatacccaccatgaggttgctacaacctagcctatgaattacaGTTTTCAACGTatgtgcacaggtcgagagaaatttgagtaatcaaggtgacagacattgacacattcaataccgccctgcacaatcttgcctgcatctagctgatctagtgtaatcattagttcaacagttgcaaacaatagtttctattggacaaatgcaggtaggctatgtttatccccgtttcgttcagtttgcttccgtttaagaaaagtttttttcaacagaatcggcagaatgaatacaccctaaTCCCACGCAAACACAGCTCACCTTCATATAGGGGGTGCGCCGAGTAGTTGGACAAAATGAGTATTGTAATGGATTTGGGCAATTTTCTGGATACGATTATGATCTGAGTATTTTTTCTAATTATCCGTGATCGGAAAAAAAAGTTATTTTCGGGTGCCAGCAAGCATCTttctcatgtcagtcagtcacagagtttcttaaccatactgtactgtctttgagtcaGTAATGTGCggtctaaataactcaactggctagttcgcctgtctgtaaagagaagggtacattgatcctgctgctctgattggatagagtgaaGCTGCTCCATACTCTCGCTTCATAATTTCTCCCGATCACTTTTCGTCGCATGTTTTCAGTCTGATCATTTAGATTGCTACTGCCTGCTACTTTGATAAATCACATGGCGAGGACGTTTgctatcaatgtgcataataCTGTGGGGCAAGGGTAGGGAAAAATATTAAACTAATGCACATTCTGACTGAGTGAACGCAAACTTGGCTGCCTGCTGCAAGttgaggacacagacacacacacagacacaccactctGCACGCTGCTCCTAAAATGCAGCTTTTTTGCAGTGAGAACGTGCAGGGAGGTATTTTGCCATCTATTTAGGTATATTAAAACACTTCAGTTTTTCCGATCACCATCCGATCCGACTATCAACTGTTAATTTACGGATACGTTTACAAATACAAGTATGGCCATGTTGGCATACCCCTACTTTaacagcagccacat from Coregonus clupeaformis isolate EN_2021a unplaced genomic scaffold, ASM2061545v1 scaf1190, whole genome shotgun sequence includes:
- the LOC123481167 gene encoding myosin heavy chain, fast skeletal muscle-like, yielding MEAPPHIFSVSDNAFQFMMIDKENQSVLITGESGAGKTVNTKRVIQYFATIAVSGGKKEADPNKMQGSLEDQIIAANPLLESYGNAKTVRNDNSSRFGKFIRIHFQGGKLAKADIETYLLEKSRVSFQLPDERGYHIFFQMMTGHKPELVGMKRRGLWEILPTPICGIYKKYS